In the genome of Colwellia sp. PAMC 21821, the window TTAGTAAATGGGTGTTGATTGCTGCTATGTTGTTTGGGCGCCTAGAAATTTTCACTTTGCTGGTATTATTCACACCAGCATTTTGGAAAACCTGATTTATATTTCCTTCATCTTAAAAGCAGCAAATGTCGCTTAGAAAAATGTTATAGCATCGAGTTGGAACAAAGTTTCAACGTCATTAATATAGCGCTTGTTCACTAAAAATAGCACTACATGGTCTTCTGCTTGTATTCTGGTGTCTGAATGGGCAATTAACACTTCGTCGTCGCGCACGATGGCACCAATGGTGGTGCCGGGCGGCAATTTAATCTGTTGAATAGTTTTACCCACTACTTTAGATGACTTTTCATCGCCTTTAGCCACTATCTCTATCGCTTCAGCCGCACCACCTCGTAAACTATATACATTATCAATATTACCACGGCGTACATGGGTTAATAAGGCTGAAATGGTCGCGTGCTGCGGCGAAACCGCAATATCAATATTACTGCCGTGTACTAAATCTATGTAAGCGCTGCGCTGGATCAATACCATGGCTTTGCGTACACCTAAACGTTTAGCTAATAATGATGACATAATATTTGCTTCGTCATCATTCGTTACGGCAATAAATACGTCAAACTGATCAATATGTTCTTCCATCAGCAATTCTTGATCAGACGAGTCACCGGTAAATACTAAGGTGTCGTTGAGCTCTGAGGCTAAATATGCTGCACGTTTAGGGGAATGTTCAATTAACTTAACTTGATGGTTTTTCTCTAATAAACGGGCCAACCCTGAGCCAATATTACCACCACCGGCGATCATGATTTTTTTATAGGGTGCTTCTAATTTTTGCAGTTCGTTCATTACCGCGCGAATATGAATTGATGCAGCAATAAAGAATACTTCGTCATCGGCTTCGATAACTGTAGTGCCTAATGGGCGAATAGGTTTACCGTTTCGATAAATTGCTGCCACCCGGGTATCAATATTAGGTATATGCTCACGCAATGTTGATAAGGCATGGCCGACCAATAAACCACCGTAATAAGCTTTAACCGCCACTAAACTTACTTTACCTTCAGCAAACTCTAAAACTTGCAGTGCGCCAGGGTAGTCAATAAGTCGAGCGATATCACGTGTCACTAATTGCTCAGGGGCTATTACATGATCAACAGGGATGTTTTTATTTTGAAAAAGTTCTTTTTGATATTTAAGAATTTTACTTGAGCGAATTCTGGCTATTTTATTCGCCGTATTAAATAAAGAGTAACAAATTTGGCAAGCAATCATGTTGGTAGCATCATCATTGGTCACTGCAACAACGAGCTCAGCATCTTCAGCGCCAGCTTGTTTTAGTACATCAGGATGAGACCCGTGACCAACAACAACGCGCAAATCCATTTTGTCTTGTAATTCACGCAAGGTTTCACTGTTGGTATCTATTAGCGTAATGTCGTTTTTTTCACCGACAAGGTTTTCTGCTAATGTTCCACCAACTTGCCCAGCACCAATAATTATAATTTTCATTTAAGATTGCTTTTATTGTTGTTTTTTAACCAATTTGGCGTAGTAAAAACCGTCCATCGAGTTTTCGTTGGTCAATATCTGCCAACCAATATCATTTACATTGCTGGTTATCGATACATGTTCAGCATCAGAGTTTTCATCAACAAATCTTTGAACTTGTTCACTATTTTCTTCTGGTAATACACTACATGTTGCATACAGCAAAGTACCACCGGGTTTCAGTAAAGACCATACATTTTTTAAGATATCTTGTTGTAAGTCAGTTAATACTGCAATGTCTTGGCTTTTACGTAACCATTTAATATCAGGGTGGCGGCGAATTACACCGGTACCAGAACATGGAGCATCAAGTAATATTCGATCAAAGAGTTGGCCATCCCACCATTTTTCAGGTGTAGCGGCATCACCGGCAATCACATTTGCTTGCAGGTTTAAGCGCTGCAAATTTTCATGTACACGCAACAATCGAGACTCTTCAATATCAAGTGCCGTCATCGCTTTAATTTTTGGGCTAAATTCAAGGATATGGCAGGTTTTACCGCCAGGGGCAGCGCAACAATCCAGTACATTGTCATTAGGCTGACAATCCAGTAAAAGCGCAGCTTGTTGTGCAGCACCATCTTGAATTGATACCCAACCTAGTTGAAACCCCGGTAGTTTGTTCACGTCGACGGCTTCAACTAATCGAATAGCCGATGACTTTTCATCAATATAGGCATGTTCAATTTCTGCATCAGCTAATAGCGTTAAGTATTGTTCAACACTGTTATGCAGCGTATTAACGCGCAACCACATGGGGGGTCTGTCCATATTTGCGATGAGGATATCTTGCCAACTATCAGGGTAGCCAGTTTGTAATTTCTTAATAAACCAAGAAGGGTGGTTATATGCGATAGCGGCAGGGAGCTTGCTAATGTCGGGCTGAATATTTTGCGCTACTAATTGTGCTTGCTGGCGTTGAAA includes:
- the rsmB gene encoding 16S rRNA (cytosine(967)-C(5))-methyltransferase RsmB; its protein translation is MAANLRALAARCTFAVVDKGRSLSDELPQQIAKIDIKDKGLLQELCYGVLRHLPELENDVRDFIKKPFIGKQRVGHFLLLVGVYQIKYTRIPDHAAFNETVSACKPLKCEHLKGVINGVLRNFQRQQAQLVAQNIQPDISKLPAAIAYNHPSWFIKKLQTGYPDSWQDILIANMDRPPMWLRVNTLHNSVEQYLTLLADAEIEHAYIDEKSSAIRLVEAVDVNKLPGFQLGWVSIQDGAAQQAALLLDCQPNDNVLDCCAAPGGKTCHILEFSPKIKAMTALDIEESRLLRVHENLQRLNLQANVIAGDAATPEKWWDGQLFDRILLDAPCSGTGVIRRHPDIKWLRKSQDIAVLTDLQQDILKNVWSLLKPGGTLLYATCSVLPEENSEQVQRFVDENSDAEHVSITSNVNDIGWQILTNENSMDGFYYAKLVKKQQ
- the trkA gene encoding Trk system potassium transporter TrkA, whose protein sequence is MKIIIIGAGQVGGTLAENLVGEKNDITLIDTNSETLRELQDKMDLRVVVGHGSHPDVLKQAGAEDAELVVAVTNDDATNMIACQICYSLFNTANKIARIRSSKILKYQKELFQNKNIPVDHVIAPEQLVTRDIARLIDYPGALQVLEFAEGKVSLVAVKAYYGGLLVGHALSTLREHIPNIDTRVAAIYRNGKPIRPLGTTVIEADDEVFFIAASIHIRAVMNELQKLEAPYKKIMIAGGGNIGSGLARLLEKNHQVKLIEHSPKRAAYLASELNDTLVFTGDSSDQELLMEEHIDQFDVFIAVTNDDEANIMSSLLAKRLGVRKAMVLIQRSAYIDLVHGSNIDIAVSPQHATISALLTHVRRGNIDNVYSLRGGAAEAIEIVAKGDEKSSKVVGKTIQQIKLPPGTTIGAIVRDDEVLIAHSDTRIQAEDHVVLFLVNKRYINDVETLFQLDAITFF